One Augochlora pura isolate Apur16 chromosome 10, APUR_v2.2.1, whole genome shotgun sequence DNA window includes the following coding sequences:
- the Yeti gene encoding yeti, with amino-acid sequence MTEEHQLPSDSDEDDEDYVPDGADSEPVSEVESEGDAESGPEDENDENKRETTKKQRKKGNRGTKSNVKKHKRSGKDVKADSNEEEKVETEESKEKKKLTEEEEKKKADSLWADFMKDTATVPKSTSQNTASKASPKPLPSEKPKVGEKVKITKVFEFAGEEVKVEKEVSIDSAEARLSLSSAENSDKTGNSAAPAAPAGRGSGRGRGFKRAGLGGISSVLGQIGKKAKISTLEKSKLDWDSYKKEENLEEEISTHNKGKDGYLERQDFLQRADLRQFEIEKQLRNANRRTTR; translated from the exons atgacTGAGGAACATCAGTTACCTTCTGATTCTGATGAAGACGATGAAGATTATGTTCCTGATGGTGCTGACAGTGAGCCAGTTTCAGAAGTAGAATCGGAAGGTGATGCAGAAAGTGGACCTGAGGATGAGAATGATGAAAATAAGAGGGAAACTACAAAGAAACAACGAAAAAAGGGAAACAGAGGTACAAAGTCtaatgttaaaaaacataAGAGGTCTGGAAAAGATGTGAAAGCTGACAGCAATGAGGAAGAAAAAGTGGAAACTGAAGAATCcaaggaaaagaagaaacttaccgaagaagaggagaagaagaaagctGATTCACTTTGGGCAGATTTTATGAAAGATACAG CAACTGTACCCAAATCTACATCTCAAAATACAGCAAGCAAAGCAAGTCCGAAACCTCTGCCCTCAGAAAAGCCAAAAGTAGGAGAGAAGGTGAAGATAACTAAAGTCTTTGAGTTTGCTGGAGAGGAAGTAAAGGTTGAGAAAGAAGTGTCGATAGATTCAGCTGAAGCTAGACTGTCTCTTTCTTCAGCAGAGAATTCTGATAAGACTGGGAATTCTGCTGCACCTGCTGCACCTGCTGGAAGGGGTTCTGGGAGAGGAAGAGGTTTTAAACGAGCTGGTTTAGGAGGTATCTCTTCAGTTCTTGGTCAAATAGGGAAAAAAGCAAAAATCAGTACCTTAGAAAAGTCGAAGCTGGATTGGGACAGTtacaaaaaggaagaaaactTGGAGGAAGAGATCAGCACTCATAATAAAGGCAAAGATGGCTATTTGGAGCGTCAAGATTTCTTGCAGAGAGCAGATCTACGGCAGTTTGAAATTGAGAAACAATTACGCAATGCCAACAGACGCACTACACGGTGA